CACCTGTTGTACTTCTCCCTCAAAAACTATTTTCCCTTTTTCTTTCCCTCTGGAGAAAGTCTCCAAAGGAGAATAGAGGTTGGAGAGGACTTAGGCATAAGGACGAAAGGAACAAATAACATTTAACGCAATAATTTCATATTCAATATTTTTTATGATATAACGCAGATTACCATAAACTCAAACACCTCCAAAAGGTGAATAATTCAACTTTCGCAAGCTCTATATCGTACTAACGATACGATCTTTCTTTGATACATAGGGAACGACCTTGTCCGGTGAGCCAAAAAGCAAGTGAGGCGGCAGCTAAAAATCGTCCTGTTTGAGCGACGAAGGAGTGAGTTTGGACGATTTGAGTCGACGAACGTCAGTTTTTTGAGCGAAGCGGACATAGTCTTGAAAAGCACGTTTCAGCGAGGGCAGAGACAAAATCCCATTTTGGTTCTGCCGAACATAGTGCTTTCAACGAAGTTAATTTTTTGCCTACTTTTTGTTTCAAGACAAAAAGCAGGTCGGGATTGAAGGGGCAGAAGCCCCATGCAAGGTAGTTTGTTATATATTCTTAATAATCAATCATTATATTGTAATAATTACTTATTGACAGGCATTGTATGACATGCGAAAGTTCAATGAATAATAACCAGACAAAACAGATGAAGCTTTATAAAAGATAAACACAGAGAATTTAATGATTCAACTTTCACAAGTAGAAAAACTTGCTGATATGCAATAAAAAGCAGAATAATGTTTTGACAAAGCCACTGACTTGCAACAATTTTATGTCGTACAAAAAAAAACCAACACAATATGCTGCGGAACAAAGATACAATAATACTTTCAGAGATAAACGGCTATTTTAGGGACAATGTTCTGTTTCATACGTTTATGTTTTTAAAAGTTGTCATATGCAACTCGAATCCCACGTATGACAATCCGGATCAGGTAACTATTTCGAAACCTTATTTTGGACGTAGTCTAACCCTTAGTAGGAAAACCACCACCCCCCTGGTAATTGCCCTTATTCCCTTATTAGATACGATAAGAATTCGTTTTTAAAAAGGCGTAAAGGACTCACATTCCACTATTAACCTCTCCTCGGATATGAATAGTTTACTGGCATGTTTCATAATAAGGGAATAAGGTTTGCCTGATCTTTATATGATCTATTGCTACTAAGGGCCAGATGTTTCAAAAATAAGGGTTTAAATATCAACAACCTAAAGCAAACGGGTTCATTGGAGCCTGGAAAAGGTGAATGAATGATTCAACTAAAATGGAAACAATTAGGATACATCCGGGATTCGTAGTAGATAAAACAATCATCCGGTAAGCTAAAAAAAGACTCTCGGATCCCGGCTGATGTATATGCCTTAACCTTTATCGGCAATGATACTTTTATCGTATTCCAGCTTATTGGCCTCTCCCGGCCTGTGGATGCCCCCTCCCAAAGAAAGGGAAATTTGAGAACAGGATGTGCGTTATAAAAATACTCAAAGATATAATTGAAAATCAGCAAAAGTCCCTCTACTCCGGAGAGGGATTTAGAAAGAGGTCTGATAGATGATATGCTAAAAATATTCAACAAAGGGCGACGATACAATAGAGACCAGGTATAATTGCTACAATGACATTCAAAAACCAAGAGGAAACAGGGAGGCTCTCAATTTGAAGAGTTGGGTTGTAAAATGAGATAATCTTTATTCATTTTGCAACACTAAGCCTCATTTTTTTCGGGAGGCTGGAATTGAAAAATAAAAAGTCAGGATGAGTTCGGTTATAACCCTTTCTGATCCTGTTTTCTTCTTCGTTTGTTCTGTTCTTCTGTCCTGACTGAGTGGTTTTATAAAAGCTGACCAACGAGTGAACTTTGTTGTTTGTTGCTCTCATTAACCTTTACACCTTACATTTTCAACCGCAGTTATCTTTTGGCTCACTGTTTGTCTTTTTCCTGCCATCATGTCATACAAAACCTGACAAAATACCAATGCCATTGTGTCAGGGTTACATTCCATTTTCTCCCAAAAAACAACATCCGTCCTGACACACAATCAGATTTAATGACACAGATTCCTGATGTAAACAACAAAAAGCGGATATCAATATGAATTTTGACCTTATTCTATATTTAACTTAATATCAACGAATTAACAATAGTAACGATATTGAATATTACACCTAATATCAACATTTAAAAACATTATTAAGCCCACTACCTCGTCATTTACATAACAATTAGCTTAAAAGGCCATATTTATTTTATAATATTAATTACATGGCACGGAATTTGTATTTATTATTTCACAAAACAAAGTTTGAATATTTTGTTAATTATACAAACACCATATAATACATGACACATCTTAATCGCTTATTTTATATCGCAGACAGGCATCCGCCTCCCAGAGGACAACCGCTGCCAGAGCCAACACGCCGGGTTGTACAATGTGAATATGCACACCATAATGATCATTCCCATGCCCGCGCGCCGCCCTGAAGCCAAAGGGAAGAAGCAACACAGCCCGACAGCCACCCCAACAGCCATCGAAGAAGGTTCGGTAAATCACCCCTACAGGTTCGACATAGGTTCGATAAAAAGAGGCATTCATCCGACCATGTTTCGATAAAAAGAGCAGGAGGCCTCGACTGACCATTAATGTAGGTTCGATGTTTGTTCGATATTCTTCGACACTTCTTCGACGAATCGCCGATGAGTCATCAATGTAGCTTCAACCTACCTTCAAGGCTCCCTTTGCCCAACCTTAACAAAACATCGACAGGGATCGGGTTGGGGTCGATAAACAAAATAAAATAACGCCGCGAAAACGGCAATATAAACATTTAACAATTTAAATTATGTCGAAAGTTAATTCTTTCGCCTATGGCGAAATCTCAGGAAAGTTCGGCAACACCGTGGGTGCTGTCGACAAAAAGGGTAACACAACTATGCGTGAATATCGAGCACCAAGTGATCCCAAAACAGAAAATCAGATGAGGCAAAGAAATCGGTTCAGTTTTGTGAATACAGAGCTGAGCCTGATGAAACTGATGTTCAAACAAACCTATGTGGCTTGCAAAACAAAGGAAGAGTTGCGTAAAGCCGGATGGGGTGCTGTGAACAATGCCGTCAGTGGTGATTATCCCGATTTTTCGGTCAATTACGAAAATCTGGTTATTGCAAGGGGATCATTACCCAAGTTGGAAAAGATTACCGTGACAACCACGGGGGATACTAAAGTGAATGCCACATGGGACACAACTCCATTTCTGGGGATTGATCCGGCAGATCAGGTAAAGTTTGTTTTCACCAACCCTGATTCGAAAATATGGCATATGGCTGAAGAGGTTTCCAAACGGTCGGAGGGTGCCGTTGATATTCAGCTTCCGGTTGTGTGGACGGGCATCGAAGTGCATTGCTGGGCCTTTACGATGCGGTTGGATGGCAAAGCTACCTCCACCAGTCAATACATCAGTGCGCTGCAACTTTAATGCCCTGAACCAGGCTTCAATGCCCTTCTGATGAAACTCCACCCACATGATATTGCGAGTATCGGGTGGAGTTTTTTGTACTCTATAAACGTGAAGCACGAAACACGGCAAACCACTTTGCCCTGGGTCTGTAGCCACTCAAGCTTCTCTCCTTACCCCCTTAGCTTCTGCTACTTTTTTATTCTGCTACTCAATGGTTCGACCATTCACAGGTGTCAATCCAACGCCTTTCGGTGAAGAATAATTTGCTGGCCTCTATATTCTCAACCAATTTTTCCGTCATTTCAATCACTTCCGGCACAAGATCATGAAGCCCTTTGGGAAGATATTCATGAGCAATCTGGTTACGCATATCCCGGATGGTTATCATCTGGTCGGCAGAATGGATAAGGTGCATTTTTTCACACATATTCATCATGTCGATAAAAGGAACGAATGATTCATGCAATAGCATCCAGCTCGTTCGCAGTATCTTTTGGGTAAACAGATCCGATGTCCTGTTAAACTTGGAAGTCAGGGAGTCAAACGATTCCTGTTCTTCAAATGAAAAAGCCGGTTTTAATCCGATCGCTTTACATTTTTCTACAGAAAGCAGTAACGTTTCAATCGACGTATTCAAAAATTGCCATTCTGTTTGGAGTAATTCGATCAATAAATCTTCCTGAGCTGGCTTCATAATTCAATAGCATTAGGTTCTATCAATTGGCGGAATACAGATGCATCGTTATGAGTAAAATTCACAAAATCAATTTTTTGCCATCCATACTGCTTATAAAAAGCAATACGGATGTCTCTAAATATTTTCTTATCAATTGGTTTTGAAGTCAATATCATCAGATCAATGTCGCCTCCCAGGGCTTGATCCTGCGTACGCGATCCAAACAAAAAAAGCCTTGCGTCCGGAGCCTTTTCTCCGAATATCTGTTTCAGAAAGCTTATAATATGATTATTTAATCGCATGGCAATACATGATAAAGCAAGTTTTGTATCTACCTGCAAAGATATATGTTTTTTACACAATGTGAAAAAGAAAGCTTTAATCTACTGCCTACTTTGCAGTTGCCATCTGCAGATTTTCTTTCATTGTCAACTGTCCATTGAAAATGTCTCAATAAAAATATACCTTTGTAGCAAGGTTTATTGAAGGTGGTCAAAAATTCTACTGCCCAGGTTTAATGTAAATTAATTCATTGAAAAAAATAGCTATCTCATGCACAACTGGTTTGAATGTAAAGTAAGATACGAAAAGACAGGAGAAGATGGTCTCCCCAAAAAAGTGACGGAACCCTATTTGGTAGATGCGCTCTCGTTTACCGAAGCCGAAGCACGAATCATTAAAGAGATAACTCCATTCGTTAGCGGAGAATTCACGGTGAGCAATATCCGCAGAGCACGCATCGCTGAGCTCTTTGACAATCCGAGTGGCGACAAATGGTACCGGAGCAAGGTCAATTTCATCTCGCTGGACGAAGAAAAGGGGGTTGAAAAAAAGACAGCATCGACAATGATGGTTCAGGCCGAAAACCTGAAAGATGCCCTGGCCCTGTTGATAGAAAAACTAAGTGCCACCCTCTCCGACTGGGAAGTGGTCTCTATTGCCGAAACGCCTATCATGGATGTTTATCCTTATGTACCTCAACCGGATGCAGCAACGAGTATTGAGCAGGAATAACCTTTTTAATGAATAGTCAATATGTCTATTGCTGAAAATTATCACGCTCTGCAAGCCACTATTCCGGTAGATGTTATGCTCGTTGGAATCTCTAAATTCCACCCTGAAAGCGCTATTCTTGAAGCCTACGAAGCGGGTATAAGAACATTCGGGGAAAGTCGCGTACAGGAACTGGTTCAAAAACAGGCTGAACTCCCGAAAGATATCGAATGGCACTTTATAGGCCACCTGCAAAGCAATAAGATCAAAACCGTGCTGCCCCTTGTCACGCTCATTCAAAGCATTGACTCCACGCATCTGATGGATGCTATTGAGAAAGAAGCTTTCAAACAGCAGCGCCCTGTCAACGGTTTGATACAGGTACACATTGCCCGTGAAGAGACAAAATTTGGATTCTCTATCGACGAAGCCCAGCAGTTTTTTCAATCGGAACAATTCCGCTCATTGCAATATCTCAGGATCATCGGATTAATGGGTATGGCTACCTACACGG
The sequence above is drawn from the Microbacter margulisiae genome and encodes:
- a CDS encoding DUF6266 family protein, which codes for MSKVNSFAYGEISGKFGNTVGAVDKKGNTTMREYRAPSDPKTENQMRQRNRFSFVNTELSLMKLMFKQTYVACKTKEELRKAGWGAVNNAVSGDYPDFSVNYENLVIARGSLPKLEKITVTTTGDTKVNATWDTTPFLGIDPADQVKFVFTNPDSKIWHMAEEVSKRSEGAVDIQLPVVWTGIEVHCWAFTMRLDGKATSTSQYISALQL
- a CDS encoding nucleotidyltransferase domain-containing protein, whose translation is MQVDTKLALSCIAMRLNNHIISFLKQIFGEKAPDARLFLFGSRTQDQALGGDIDLMILTSKPIDKKIFRDIRIAFYKQYGWQKIDFVNFTHNDASVFRQLIEPNAIEL
- a CDS encoding DUF4494 domain-containing protein; its protein translation is MHNWFECKVRYEKTGEDGLPKKVTEPYLVDALSFTEAEARIIKEITPFVSGEFTVSNIRRARIAELFDNPSGDKWYRSKVNFISLDEEKGVEKKTASTMMVQAENLKDALALLIEKLSATLSDWEVVSIAETPIMDVYPYVPQPDAATSIEQE
- a CDS encoding YggS family pyridoxal phosphate-dependent enzyme; this encodes MSIAENYHALQATIPVDVMLVGISKFHPESAILEAYEAGIRTFGESRVQELVQKQAELPKDIEWHFIGHLQSNKIKTVLPLVTLIQSIDSTHLMDAIEKEAFKQQRPVNGLIQVHIAREETKFGFSIDEAQQFFQSEQFRSLQYLRIIGLMGMATYTEDQSVIRQEFRSLKTLFDEIRQMYFVEENNFNTLSMGMTGDYTLAIEEGSTMVRIGTALFGLRPCAIR